The following coding sequences are from one Novipirellula caenicola window:
- a CDS encoding sulfite reductase subunit alpha has translation MSSLIPDSAPFSQEQRAWLNGFFAGMMGIQSNTQQSEALAAMGFSSETIATPDAPAEEEEDFPWHDDSLPIVDRMSLAEGKPLDRKLMAAMAQLDCGSCGYVCQTYSEAIASGEETNLSLCSPGGKETKQMIKKLLKESGGAEANGAATAPVAKEAPGSSRNAPYTAKLLDSRCLNKEGSAKAVHHVEIDLSGSGIKYEVGDALGVCPTNCSDLVNEILMRIQAAPNEEVTTPLGNAKPIALGLQEDCCLKDPSDELLETLISRTADETGKQTLTNMLEDGVPDGFDVLDTLGLASDVQLTGLELMENLEPLNPRLYSIASSMKAVGEQVHLTVGKVTYEREGRVRKGVASTMLTDRLESGSSLRIFTHANHTGFTVPSDPNIPIIMVGPGTGIAPFVAFLQERVATDASGKNWLLFGDQHQAYDFLYEEQLQDYVQSGRLQRLDTAFSRDGDKKVYVQDRMRENGAELFQWLCDGAHFYVCGDASRMAADVDRTLKQIVAEHGNMSQEEADQYVAGLSKAKRYVRDVY, from the coding sequence ATGAGTAGCTTGATTCCTGATAGCGCGCCATTTTCTCAAGAGCAGCGTGCTTGGTTGAACGGTTTTTTCGCCGGCATGATGGGCATTCAGTCCAATACTCAGCAGAGCGAAGCGCTCGCCGCGATGGGTTTTTCCAGCGAAACCATCGCGACACCCGACGCCCCCGCCGAAGAGGAAGAGGATTTCCCTTGGCACGACGATTCACTGCCGATCGTGGATCGCATGAGTCTGGCCGAAGGCAAACCGCTGGACCGAAAATTGATGGCCGCGATGGCTCAGCTGGACTGTGGGTCGTGCGGCTACGTCTGCCAAACCTACAGTGAAGCCATTGCTTCGGGTGAGGAAACGAACCTATCGTTGTGCAGCCCCGGTGGCAAAGAAACGAAGCAGATGATCAAAAAACTGCTGAAGGAATCGGGCGGTGCAGAAGCCAACGGCGCCGCGACCGCACCGGTTGCAAAGGAAGCCCCCGGGTCCTCGCGTAATGCTCCCTACACCGCCAAACTGCTCGATTCACGTTGTTTAAACAAAGAGGGATCGGCCAAAGCGGTTCACCACGTCGAAATCGATTTGTCAGGATCGGGGATCAAGTACGAAGTCGGCGATGCACTCGGCGTCTGCCCAACGAATTGCAGCGACTTGGTAAACGAGATACTAATGCGGATCCAAGCGGCCCCGAACGAGGAAGTCACGACGCCACTTGGGAACGCCAAACCAATCGCGTTGGGATTGCAAGAAGATTGCTGCTTGAAAGACCCCAGCGACGAGCTGCTCGAAACGCTGATCAGCCGAACGGCCGACGAAACCGGCAAACAAACGCTCACCAACATGCTCGAAGACGGCGTGCCTGATGGCTTTGACGTTCTGGATACCCTGGGCTTGGCCAGCGACGTCCAATTGACGGGACTCGAGTTGATGGAAAACCTCGAACCACTGAATCCTCGCCTCTATTCGATCGCCAGCAGCATGAAGGCGGTTGGCGAACAAGTTCACTTGACGGTCGGCAAGGTCACCTACGAACGTGAAGGACGTGTTCGCAAAGGAGTCGCCAGCACGATGTTAACCGATCGCTTGGAATCGGGTTCGTCACTGCGGATCTTTACCCATGCAAACCACACAGGCTTTACCGTCCCGAGCGACCCGAATATTCCCATCATCATGGTCGGCCCTGGAACCGGTATCGCGCCCTTTGTAGCGTTCTTGCAAGAACGCGTCGCCACCGATGCAAGTGGCAAGAATTGGTTGCTATTTGGTGACCAACACCAAGCGTATGATTTTCTATACGAAGAACAGTTGCAAGACTACGTTCAATCGGGACGGCTGCAACGGCTGGACACCGCGTTTAGTCGCGACGGGGACAAGAAAGTTTACGTCCAAGATCGGATGCGAGAAAACGGTGCCGAGTTGTTCCAGTGGCTCTGTGACGGAGCTCACTTTTACGTATGCGGCGACGCCTCGCGAATGGCTGCTGATGTTGATCGAACGCTGAAGCAGATCGTTGCCGAGCATGGCAACATGAGCCAGGAAGAGGCCGATCAGTATGTGGCTGGGTTGTCGAAAGCCAAACGTTACGTCCGCGACGTCTATTGA
- a CDS encoding PP2C family protein-serine/threonine phosphatase, protein MLSTIPETLLEFCIESDMSEPCSLPMPSGSVISISRRCPGKTEPNDDSSVVVRTAGGALVMAVADGVGGCPLGYKASAIAVHCIAEMVAASDPDADLRPAILDGIEKANTEILDLGIGAATTLSVVEIVQGRVRAYTVGDSMTMIVGQRGSLKWKSTSHSPVGYAVESGMLDEAAAMTHDDRHVVSNLVGSKTMHIEVGPSRQLAARDRVILASDGLFDNMQLSEVVATMKSGKPMGCMQQLVQIASQRMSGSDEQLPGKPDDLTMLLYAR, encoded by the coding sequence ATGCTGTCCACTATCCCCGAAACGCTGCTCGAGTTCTGCATTGAAAGCGACATGAGCGAACCTTGCTCGTTGCCAATGCCGTCGGGATCCGTGATTTCGATTTCGCGGAGGTGTCCAGGGAAGACGGAACCCAACGATGATAGTTCGGTGGTCGTTCGCACTGCCGGGGGTGCGTTGGTGATGGCTGTGGCCGATGGCGTGGGCGGCTGTCCGCTCGGTTACAAGGCGTCTGCCATCGCGGTGCACTGTATTGCCGAAATGGTAGCCGCGTCCGATCCAGATGCGGATCTGCGGCCCGCGATCCTCGATGGTATCGAAAAAGCTAACACTGAAATTCTCGATCTTGGTATCGGAGCGGCCACCACATTGTCGGTCGTCGAGATTGTCCAGGGACGTGTTCGCGCCTACACCGTCGGCGATTCGATGACGATGATCGTGGGACAACGAGGATCGTTAAAGTGGAAATCGACGTCGCATTCGCCCGTGGGCTATGCCGTTGAATCGGGCATGTTGGACGAGGCCGCTGCGATGACGCACGACGATCGTCATGTCGTCTCGAATTTGGTCGGATCGAAAACGATGCACATCGAAGTCGGTCCGTCGCGTCAATTGGCCGCGCGTGACCGCGTGATCCTGGCCAGCGACGGGTTATTCGACAACATGCAGTTGTCCGAAGTCGTTGCCACCATGAAAAGTGGCAAACCGATGGGCTGTATGCAGCAGTTGGTTCAAATCGCTAGCCAACGGATGAGCGGCAGTGATGAACAGCTGCCCGGAAAACCCGATGATCTGACCATGTTGTTGTACGCCCGCTAA
- a CDS encoding glycosyltransferase family 61 protein, whose amino-acid sequence MGTLEITLPLHTSVRHFPKNLRSSDMQLFAPYRYQEILPASIERLRGVEAFGRGPLRHEGRYLQESFVTPAHAEIWRRERGHLRAAAERLIQSRSVIESPTIWITDNWSCGYYHWMCDALPRLEMASQSHDLSGITLLLPYKYRKHAYMRQSLVPFGLGEIRFLKRFERVLCHNLILPSHVAVTGNHSQPIIQRMHQRFSRYLDESATAEDHAIARPFGERVYISRSMATRRRVANEEAILPVLKKHGFTVFTAEQHDWRVQVQVAANAKFLVSNHGAGLTNMLMMKPRGRVLEIRDAVQETPNCYFSLASASRLDYYYALAQRVDPNQCVHHGNVHVDPEQFDATLGEMLAD is encoded by the coding sequence ATGGGCACTCTCGAAATCACCCTGCCGCTGCACACCAGTGTCCGTCATTTCCCCAAAAACCTTCGCTCTAGCGATATGCAACTTTTTGCCCCGTATCGCTATCAAGAGATTTTGCCCGCATCGATCGAGCGGCTGCGAGGGGTCGAGGCGTTTGGCCGGGGGCCCCTGCGTCACGAGGGACGTTATCTGCAAGAAAGTTTTGTGACGCCGGCGCACGCCGAAATTTGGCGACGCGAACGAGGGCATCTGCGAGCCGCCGCGGAACGTTTGATTCAATCACGCTCGGTAATCGAGTCCCCCACGATCTGGATCACCGATAACTGGAGCTGTGGCTATTACCACTGGATGTGCGACGCATTGCCACGTTTGGAAATGGCATCCCAGTCGCATGATTTGTCGGGGATCACGTTGTTGTTGCCCTACAAATATCGCAAGCACGCCTACATGCGGCAAAGTTTGGTTCCCTTTGGGCTTGGCGAAATTCGTTTCTTGAAGCGATTCGAGCGAGTGCTGTGTCACAATCTGATTTTGCCGTCCCACGTTGCGGTGACGGGCAACCACAGCCAACCGATCATTCAGCGGATGCACCAGCGGTTCAGTCGCTATTTGGACGAATCGGCCACGGCCGAGGATCATGCCATCGCTCGTCCCTTTGGCGAACGAGTTTACATCAGCCGCAGCATGGCAACGCGGCGACGTGTCGCTAACGAAGAAGCGATTTTGCCGGTGCTGAAAAAACACGGATTCACCGTCTTTACCGCCGAGCAGCATGATTGGCGAGTCCAGGTTCAAGTCGCTGCAAACGCGAAATTCCTGGTTTCCAACCATGGCGCCGGGCTGACCAATATGTTGATGATGAAACCGCGAGGCCGCGTGCTCGAAATTCGCGACGCGGTCCAGGAGACACCGAACTGCTACTTCTCGCTGGCTTCCGCATCACGACTGGACTACTACTATGCACTAGCCCAACGTGTGGATCCGAATCAGTGTGTGCATCATGGCAACGTCCACGTCGATCCCGAACAATTCGATGCGACGCTCGGCGAAATGCTCGCCGATTGA
- a CDS encoding serine/threonine-protein kinase, whose protein sequence is MHTKPKSPVRVGTRLGKYRIERRLGAGGFATVYAAFDTLLGIKVALKIPSPELVSPQLLEEFRREARLTVQLDHPNILPIRDAAFIEGHFVIVSPMGERTLADRIQKRIGFELAFDYVSQLLEGVAYAHEQGVIHCDIKPENILLFEDNVIRLGDFGIAKAAQTTISGSGTGTLGHMAPEQAMGKPSTRSDVFSIGLIAYRIFSGKWPEYPFEWPLEGAAQLRRRAHGDLIAVIRKSLEVNPRHRYRDAPQMLSVFEQTRLKAIRFSRRNRVTG, encoded by the coding sequence ATGCACACCAAGCCCAAGTCCCCTGTCCGCGTTGGTACGCGACTTGGAAAATATCGGATTGAAAGACGGCTAGGCGCGGGGGGATTTGCGACGGTCTATGCAGCGTTTGATACGTTGCTTGGGATCAAGGTGGCCTTGAAGATTCCGTCGCCCGAATTGGTGTCGCCCCAATTGCTTGAAGAGTTTCGGCGGGAAGCGAGATTGACGGTCCAGTTGGATCATCCCAACATCTTGCCGATTCGCGACGCCGCCTTTATCGAAGGCCACTTCGTGATCGTTTCGCCAATGGGGGAACGCACGTTGGCCGATCGAATCCAAAAACGGATCGGGTTCGAGTTGGCGTTTGACTACGTCAGCCAACTATTGGAAGGGGTCGCCTACGCCCATGAACAGGGTGTGATTCATTGCGATATCAAGCCCGAAAACATTTTGTTGTTCGAAGACAATGTGATCCGGCTGGGCGACTTTGGGATCGCCAAGGCGGCTCAAACCACGATTAGCGGATCGGGAACCGGAACACTTGGACATATGGCTCCGGAACAGGCGATGGGGAAACCGTCGACTCGATCGGACGTTTTTTCGATCGGTTTGATCGCTTATAGGATTTTTTCGGGTAAATGGCCTGAATACCCTTTTGAGTGGCCATTAGAGGGGGCTGCGCAGCTTCGCCGGCGTGCTCATGGTGATTTAATCGCTGTAATCCGCAAATCACTCGAAGTTAACCCCCGCCATCGTTATCGGGATGCGCCTCAAATGCTATCGGTCTTTGAACAAACTCGGCTGAAAGCGATCCGCTTCTCTCGTCGGAACCGAGTCACGGGCTAG
- a CDS encoding class I SAM-dependent methyltransferase, producing MLERIVIPSSVDRRTPPAEIQLWISDARQRIEAFQDRWDRPQIEQFVAADYELVYQSLGWALESQMLIGKRFLEWGCGFAVVSALAGTFDLDVIGIEAEPELLAQGRRLVGEWNADVELIHGNFLPRGGESLADDPTLPSLGHDVPCGYTAVGLELDDFAIVYSYPWPGEDDFHERVFDRYASVGALLMQFCGPNDVRLWRKRG from the coding sequence TTGTTAGAACGAATCGTCATCCCATCGTCCGTTGATCGGCGGACTCCCCCCGCTGAGATCCAGTTATGGATCAGCGATGCGCGGCAGCGGATCGAAGCGTTCCAAGATCGCTGGGACCGACCCCAAATCGAACAGTTTGTCGCCGCCGATTATGAATTGGTTTATCAATCGCTCGGTTGGGCATTGGAATCACAGATGCTGATTGGCAAACGGTTTCTCGAATGGGGCTGCGGATTTGCGGTGGTCAGCGCGCTGGCGGGGACGTTTGATTTGGACGTCATTGGAATCGAAGCCGAGCCCGAGTTGCTGGCCCAGGGGCGTCGTTTGGTTGGCGAATGGAATGCGGATGTCGAATTGATCCATGGCAATTTTTTACCCCGTGGTGGCGAATCGCTTGCCGACGATCCGACCTTACCCAGTTTGGGGCATGATGTCCCCTGCGGTTACACGGCGGTGGGATTGGAACTGGATGATTTTGCAATCGTCTACTCGTATCCTTGGCCGGGTGAGGACGACTTTCATGAGCGAGTCTTTGACCGTTATGCATCTGTCGGAGCTCTCTTGATGCAGTTTTGCGGTCCCAACGACGTTCGTTTGTGGCGAAAACGAGGCTGA
- a CDS encoding metal-dependent hydrolase, producing the protein MTTFEHALLGINGALAAGLHRHYGWKIVALAGVAAVAPDWDGLPMLIDMSRFEAGHRVWGHNLLACWVLGMLLGTADYRWDLGGRIAAWITRYGPLNELAASIDRRRSFSARTWGVWVGVAVAAALSQIPADAVVSGAAGLSDWALKPFWPFSDFQFVYPLVPWGNVGVTIVFSVAMIAELKKPAAAQRIALVTLAVVVVYIVAWGNFVNVRS; encoded by the coding sequence ATGACGACGTTCGAGCATGCACTGCTAGGGATCAACGGAGCACTCGCCGCCGGACTGCACCGTCACTACGGCTGGAAAATTGTGGCGTTGGCGGGCGTCGCTGCTGTTGCGCCGGATTGGGACGGATTGCCAATGCTGATCGACATGAGTCGGTTCGAAGCGGGGCATCGCGTTTGGGGACACAACCTGTTGGCGTGCTGGGTGCTGGGAATGTTGTTGGGCACGGCCGATTACCGCTGGGACCTTGGCGGACGCATCGCCGCATGGATCACTCGTTACGGACCGTTAAATGAATTGGCGGCGTCGATCGATCGTCGGCGATCGTTTTCGGCTCGCACATGGGGCGTGTGGGTGGGCGTTGCCGTCGCCGCGGCGCTAAGCCAAATTCCTGCCGACGCGGTGGTTTCGGGGGCCGCCGGTTTGAGCGATTGGGCACTAAAACCCTTTTGGCCGTTTTCCGATTTCCAATTCGTTTATCCACTGGTCCCGTGGGGCAATGTTGGGGTCACGATCGTGTTTAGTGTCGCCATGATCGCCGAGTTGAAGAAGCCTGCTGCAGCGCAGCGGATCGCCCTGGTGACGTTGGCGGTGGTCGTGGTCTACATCGTGGCGTGGGGGAATTTTGTGAACGTTCGCAGCTGA
- a CDS encoding NirA family protein, with product MSEKPFSEAQQQYIAGFAFGADVARAVNRLPLVSNCISGPSENSITVGGGVATVNGKALPVGPERIALQAQADCIAAGKKLSKEEKAKQAKNPLDMWDEIQARSDANEFPKGDDVFLTKFHGLFYVAPAQNSFMCRMRLPGGVLHSWQLRGLADLSEKSAGGFVDVTTRANLQLREIPADHAMNILYGLRELDIISLGSGGDNIRNCTASALSGIDPSELIETIPFAKRMHHYILNHREMYGLPRKFNIAFDGGGSISALDDTNDIGFHAVQVREENASESLPAGVYFQLTLGGITGHKDFARDTGVLLRPEECVEVAGAIVRVFVSSGDRTDRKKARLKYVLDDWGFEKFIQAVETEMGHELRKVDASLVSIPDNENRQAHVGVHPQKQSGRQYIGVVLPVGRISSDQARGLSEIADTYGNGEIRCTVWQNVLIPHIRDEDVEAVKAKLDLIGLSCDASSFRAGLVACTGSAGCKYAGADTKKHAMIIASTLESQFELDQPINIHVTGCHHSCAQHYIGDIGLQACKVEQGDDMVDGYHVNVGGGWGSRKGIARLLFESVAFTDVPALITAIVGGYLQGRKDNESFVDFARRTSDDDLKAFAVSCV from the coding sequence ATGAGTGAAAAACCCTTTAGCGAAGCGCAACAACAATACATCGCCGGATTTGCTTTCGGTGCCGACGTGGCACGCGCGGTGAACCGATTGCCGCTGGTCAGCAATTGCATCTCCGGCCCCTCTGAGAACTCGATCACCGTCGGCGGAGGCGTTGCCACAGTCAACGGTAAAGCGCTGCCGGTGGGTCCCGAACGGATCGCCTTGCAAGCCCAAGCGGACTGCATTGCTGCAGGCAAGAAACTGAGCAAGGAAGAGAAGGCCAAACAGGCGAAAAACCCGCTGGATATGTGGGACGAAATTCAAGCTCGATCTGATGCCAACGAATTCCCCAAAGGCGACGACGTCTTCCTGACCAAATTTCATGGCCTGTTTTATGTCGCTCCGGCCCAGAACAGTTTTATGTGTCGAATGCGATTGCCCGGTGGCGTGTTGCATTCGTGGCAACTGCGAGGATTGGCCGATCTATCGGAAAAATCCGCCGGCGGTTTTGTCGACGTGACCACTCGTGCGAATCTGCAACTTCGCGAAATCCCGGCCGATCATGCGATGAACATCCTGTACGGACTTCGCGAACTCGACATCATCAGCCTTGGTTCGGGCGGTGACAACATTCGTAACTGCACCGCCAGCGCTTTGTCGGGAATCGATCCGAGTGAATTGATCGAAACGATTCCCTTTGCGAAACGGATGCACCATTACATTCTAAACCATCGCGAAATGTATGGATTACCGCGTAAATTCAACATCGCCTTCGACGGGGGCGGCAGCATCAGCGCGCTGGACGACACCAACGACATCGGGTTCCACGCGGTCCAAGTCCGTGAGGAAAACGCCAGCGAATCGCTGCCCGCGGGGGTCTATTTCCAATTGACACTCGGCGGTATCACCGGGCACAAAGATTTCGCGCGTGACACCGGTGTGTTGCTGCGACCAGAAGAATGTGTCGAAGTCGCCGGAGCGATCGTTCGCGTGTTCGTGAGCAGCGGTGATCGCACCGACCGCAAGAAAGCCCGGCTGAAATACGTGCTAGACGATTGGGGTTTTGAAAAGTTCATCCAGGCGGTCGAAACCGAGATGGGGCATGAACTGCGAAAAGTCGACGCCAGTCTCGTTTCGATCCCCGACAATGAAAACCGCCAAGCCCATGTGGGCGTCCACCCGCAGAAGCAAAGCGGCCGCCAATACATCGGCGTGGTGTTGCCGGTGGGCCGCATCAGCAGCGATCAAGCACGCGGTCTTAGCGAGATCGCCGACACCTACGGTAACGGTGAAATCCGTTGTACCGTTTGGCAAAACGTCTTGATCCCTCATATCCGCGACGAAGACGTCGAGGCAGTAAAAGCGAAGCTAGATTTAATCGGGCTCAGCTGCGATGCCAGTTCGTTTCGTGCTGGATTGGTCGCTTGCACCGGAAGTGCGGGTTGTAAGTACGCAGGCGCTGATACCAAAAAGCACGCGATGATCATCGCTAGCACTCTTGAATCGCAATTCGAACTCGACCAACCCATCAATATTCACGTGACCGGATGCCACCACAGTTGTGCTCAACATTACATCGGTGACATCGGATTGCAGGCGTGCAAAGTCGAACAAGGCGATGACATGGTCGACGGGTATCACGTCAATGTGGGTGGCGGATGGGGATCCCGCAAAGGGATCGCCCGGCTGCTGTTTGAATCGGTGGCCTTCACGGACGTCCCAGCATTGATCACGGCGATTGTCGGTGGCTATCTGCAGGGACGCAAAGACAACGAATCGTTCGTCGATTTTGCTCGACGAACCAGTGACGATGATCTGAAAGCGTTTGCCGTTAGTTGCGTTTAA